The genomic region ctcaaggatgatcagtggcaacaggaggcacctgagctcagttttgaggctgtgaatacttatgtacatgtgatttcttagtttttataattacttttattttaataaacttgcaataataaaagaaacaaccacattatcattatggggtattgtgtgtagaattttgaggaaaaaatgaatttcatccattttggaataaggctgtaacataactaaatgtggaaaaagtgcagcactgtgaatactttcttagGGCTGCTCCTTTTCTCATCCCCTGACTAAGGCAACATCTCCAGATTTGGATTTGGGCCTGGACGTTCAGCTGTGGCtgaccactgctcctagtggttgaattgtgtccatctgtaattaggatggttaaatgcagaggacaaatttttgtctatgtatgtatgtatgaatgtgtgtgtgtgtgtgtgtgtatgaatgtgtacaatgacaataaaagctatattattattactaatgaTGAACTGTTATCCTGGTGGCAGTATGGGCACTTAGTTACAGTTTGTGTGGTTTAGCACAGCTGAGTGTGGCCACGgctcactgcaggatttgagtagaAAAAATTAACAACTGCTATTTGTTGGAAGGAAAGCAAAGTTTACGAAACTCATCAATGTCAAACAGTTACAACGCTTGCTACAAATAAATACATCAGCAACATGTAAAAGAAATCAGCTGTATGCTGTAAAACACTTTAAGACCTTATCTACAAAATTACTGATTGCATGTTTTGACACATAATGTTGagttttggggatttagaggtttTTAGTGTGTTGGTAAATTAGGGTAAAACTTGGAAATTTACCAAGATCACTTTCATCACAAGCACAAATGAAAGAAACTCAACAGAAACATTCTGCTTTTCTTTTCCAACAGATTTTTGGGCTTTGCCATGAATTTCGTGTCACTCTTCTCTTGGCGAGTACCTGAGACCGTCGCTGCCACTTTGTTGACTTTCTAAGGTCTTATGTGTGTGCCGAGGAGTTCTGACAGTAATATCCGTTTGTTTAACCTCTTTACGGTACGTTAACCTCTGTCAGGACAAACTCGTCAGTGCAGCGCAAAGGGCTGAAAAGCCGGGACCTCTGTTCCCCTCCGAGCCTCGTCTGCTCCTCAAAAGTCCCCACGGAACAAATCACATTAATACAAACCACCAAACGATAAGTCACGGTGCTTTTTAGTCGTCGTTTAAACACATGTACAATTACAAAGTAATACACTCACTGAAGGCGTGACATTCAAGGCAAGGACAATCAGAGGACTTGTAATATAACATGCAAAACATGCCCCCCTGCACCCCCAACAAACAGAACTTAAAATACAATTGAAGGACACCAAAAACATGTTGATTTTTAAATTTAAACTTAAAATGCACTTAAATGCATTATTGCACAACTTCATTTGCACAAATAACACAGAAAAGTATGTTTACAATAAAACAGATGCTAAGTTGAATAAATTATATAATACaccaaaaaatttaaaatacaatTGAAGGACACCAAAAACATGTTATCGATATTTAAATTTTAACTTGAAATGCCCTTAAATGCATTATACTGCAACTTCCTTTGCACAAATGGCACAGAAAAGTGTATTTAGTACTACTAAAACAGATGTTAAGTTGAATTAATGATATAATACACCaaacaaaatttaaaatacaATTGAAGGacaccaaaagcatgttattgataTTTAAATTGTAACTTGAAATGTACTTAAATGCATTATGCTACAACTTCCTTTGCACAAATGGCACAGAAAAGTGTATTTAGCACTACTAAAACAGATGTTAAGTTGAATTAATGATATAATACACcaaacaaaatttaaaatgcaTTTTAAGGACACCAGACATGTTATGgatattatattttaactttaatGCATTATTGCACAACCTTAATTGCACAAATAACACAGAAAGTATGTTTAATATTAATAAAGCAGATGTTAATTTGATTTAATGTAATACATGAAGCAAAACTTAATATCTAATCTAAGGACACCAAAAACATGATATTCAGATTTTAACTTAAAATGCACTTGAATGCATTATTGCACAATTTAATTTGCTCAAAAATACAGAAAGTGTTTAATACTATACAGTAGATGTTAATTTGAAATGAATATATAATACACCAAGCAAAACTTAAGTCATAAAAAAGTCACTCTTAATTTTATGACTGATGAATACACAGATGTACAGTTTCATCAGactgttttgctttatttttatgaaaatgtttgaaattgctAATTGGCTCTAGTTTTTAAGATATGTTACTACAATGCTACTAATAACCCTTTTGccaatttttaaagtgttacagaaAGAGAACAGATGTTATGTTATCAGAGTAACATGAAAATACCTATTTATGATTTATCCTGAAAATTCTACAATCAACACATGTTACACAATCATAAAATGTAACAACTTGAATATCTTGATAACAGTCACCAGTCAGCCATTTGTACTGTCATACATGCAAGTGGGTGAAAACTCTACATCAAATATCTGAACTACCATAATATGAACTCTGCAGTCActgtgtaaaataataataataataataataacagcagctGGTGAATCTAAGCagataaacaaaaatgaaaaaccaGACTGTTGCTAGCACCTTCACATGCAGATGTTAGGTTCTTCATGCTCTTTTCAGTAGTTTAACTCCTTGGTTGCACCGAAACAAAAACACTTATTTGAaataatggtaaaaaaaaaaaagaagttattttCATTCttattatattttctgcttgtaataaGTCGGCACTGAGGTCACCTCCTGTGAACATCGTGCATGTTTTTGTAGGTGAACACGTGGTGTTTCCTTTTTTCTCAATCAGAGGAGGTAAATATTGTGCTATGTAGTATAACTACTTATAGCTTTTAATATTGGTCCAAGATATCGTCGTCATCAGTGACTGATGGACAGATCATCATGTAAAGACAAATTATGTTGGAAGTAGTTAGCTAGCTCCAGTTAGCCTAAACAATGTGTCCTGTATAGCATAGCTTATTAAAGGCGGCAGTAGCAATACATTATAGAGTAAAATATAGGCAATATTCAAAATGCTATGTCACACAGCCTTACATGGAAAATTTTAATCACTGTTTAATTTGGTAAAAACTAGTTCAGGAATGATAATGTAAAGGACAGGCATTTAATATGTCACACATCGAAACACTActgaaacaaaatgtggaaattagATCTCATGGTTCAGCCCAACAATCAGTGACACATTTAACCAAACATCAGTACTTCAAGTAATCAGATTGTGCAGGTTTACATTCAGTTTCTTTTTCCATCAGTATGGTTGTTGTTGCAGCTGGTCTGTATTACGGTTAATCTCACTGTAGACTCGTTCAAACTCTAAGTGCCCTCTAGGTTGAACATTATGGTAATTTCATTGATTTTATGTGAAAAGAAACCTGAAAATATTACTAATTAATTCAATTTGATTAATTTTGAAGATTAaaaaagtgtgattttttttaaaattattattattattatatttagtttttaaaaaaagcatAGAGATATACAATGTAAGAACAACTTCAGTGTTAACGATAAAACTGGCTTTGGTTTGGTTGGACAAGTCGCGGGAGCAAACGAGGGGGAGCAGAGTCGCATATCTTAACTTGAAGCGACATAAAAGAGTAAAGAGCCAGTTGTGTACGTGCACGTATGCGTGCATGAGGATTTTAGTGCACGTGGaggcgtgtgcatgtgtgctagTAAGACGCCAGGCTGCAGTGTGTTCCTTCATCCTTGTCACGCAACCTTCCTCCAAGCTCCGCCCTTCTTCCATGTCTACACTTCCTGAGTGTGCGTGGCGGCCTCCTGACCTCACATCCTGGCCTATTTTCACCGCGCCTCGCTCAGACTACAATCATCGTCTTATAGTCTCCATACCACTTATTTGGGCCCTTTAATGTGCTGTCAGGGGCCGCTTTAATCAGATCCTCCCCCACCTGGCCCCACTCGCTGTTGGGGGCGTGCAGTAGTCATGATGCAGGACATCGACATTCCCAATCTGTGGCACATCCTAAGGGGAATTTTGTAGTAGGTATCATCTGTGGAATACAAAATAACAAGATGTAATGTGAGTTTGAGGCCTCACTGAGCACCAGAGGTACAAAGACTCTGCAGCATCATCGAGTGATCTGCTGAAGGAGATTCAGTCATCTCGAATTAGAAAGAGGTCATCTTTAATCTGAAATAATTTTATAACTGACACAAAACTGAAAGTTTTACCTTAAACTAATACTCTCGTCATACAGCTTCAGATCTATTTCATTaaaactgcaaatacactttaatcagtgcatatgtgtgtgtgtgtgtgtgtgtgtgtgtgtgtgtgtgtggtgtgtgtggtggtggtggggggggggggggggattcctgTATTGATATTTCTCTTCTTTTAAGAAAGTAatattttaaactttttaaaGTGAAACTTTATCTTAAAATATTTTAACAGGTAGTATTTTAAAGTTTTTAAAGTAACATTTTACTGTAAATATTGTAACAGGTAGTAGTTTAAAGTTTttttaaagtaaaacttgatcttaatttttaaaaagtattttaaagtttttaaagtaaaactttaaacttaatttttttaaaagttttattttaaattttttaaagtaAAACAATTACCTTAATTTTAATGCGTTTTCATTTTAGGATTTAAATCCAAAAGCGTTTCTGTTCAACAAAttttatactttttaaaaatcatataaaACATCAAAACAGAAATTCAAGTAGTTGTTTGTTAATTTTCTGTTTTCTCAAGTGGCATTTAAAATGGCATTCCTTTATTTCAAGAATTTCCAACGACAATCATTTGGTTTTTGCaatttttatatattattttaaagGTAATCTTTTTCAGTGTTATAGGTGTAGCtgctattgttgttattattattattattattattattattattatattattattgtaatgttctggaGTTTAAAGTGGGCTTGAAACCagcggatccttggttcaaatcccagtctgaaaaaaaaaaaacactaagggcTTGGGCAAGATTCTTAATCTCCAAACTGTTGCTATTGTCTAGTTAAACGTATTACGTGGCTGCACACTGACATccatgtgaatgtgaggcatcactttaAAGCGCTTTGTATATGTCTTTCAGATGGAAAAGTAATGCAGACTCTTTTCCATTTAGTCCGTCTGAAAATGTTACTTATCTCAATCAAAAATACAAAACCAGTTGCTTTGAATTGGATTTAAGAAATAGTTATTATTAAACACTtcgtcttttttttaattattattttacaaaagtgacaaaaaatatgacaaaaacactatattctgtttattttttgcaTACAAGTGTAATGATTGTTGTCACGTATTTCTGAGTTATTACCTCTGTTTATTAGTCAGCATTTTTTACATTGCGGCTTTGAAATTAAATTAGTAAAaggcatgtttttaaaaaataagtttAAATCAGATTCATGAAAAGCAACAACATCACCTGTTTACATAGTGATCATCATACGCAATTTACATTTCCTCTGTTCAaacttttctttctgtttttaaaaaaatcagctaAATATTTTAGGTTTACACTTTTTCAGAGCATTTTTAAAGGGCCTGCTGGAGAAGCCTGGGTCTTGAGTTCACTGACCTCTCACCTTGGCTGTTTGAGTTCTGACTTTCCTAGAGCTTAAGTTTTCTCTTTACTAAATCCCAATCACAGTGAAGAATCTCCGACTTCGATGAGATCCCAGTTTTCCCAGACCAATGTAGGAAGAACGTTGTGCATGTGAAGCGTGATTAGATAGTTTGAGACGACTGCGGAGTTCGGCCCCGGCTGTTCTGCCTGATGATTGGATGAAGTTCCGTGGTTTCCTCTCTCGCCACAGGCCTCTGGACTTTGTCAAATCCCTCCTGTCATAAGCGATTTGCAACTCGCACAACAGCACATGCACAACTCTCCCAAATCTGACTCTTCCATAAGAATTCCACCGTTTAGCCGGGAACAAGTTGCAGAACCAGCAGGTGAAGTCCAGTAGTTCACATGTTCACCACATCGTCCACCGAacgctacggtcacattagctccaAGCCACAGCGTGGCTTGTGACATCATCTGGCTGCTCGCTCAAACaaacaaatccaagatggtggaaaactctctgaaacagctgtatttctgtataaatcaaatacgtttggcatttTTCCTACATATTTTGTAAAATATCTAAAATCTAAAAATGGTCTTTTTATAACCAAATAACACCTCTGAGACATCTTACggtgatgttagcatgctaactagcggtACAGCAACATCACTGTGGAAGACGTTAGACGGAAACAAATCAAGAGAGCTTTGGTTCCATTAGTCAGTCAAGCATGACGTAAAAACTCGTAGTGACGGTGTCGGGTTTCGCCCGTCCTTTATAATCTATCgttaaacattgtgcacattaaTGCCAAGTAACTGCAAGATGGTCACTCCCCGGGAacgcccatcaagtgacaaaTGCCCACTGTTTGTCGCCTCATTTTTTTGCTAATGTGACCAGCATCGCCAGGCCAGATGGGTTGTGGGTCCACTCAGGATACCTCTAGAATGAGGCATCCAGGAGGAATCCAAGATGGCTTCATCTCCTTACACTTGTTTTCCAGATCTCATTCTGTTGGCCTCTGTTCATCAATCATGACCACAAGTGAGGGTTGGAACACAAATcttctggtaaattgagagctttacttattattatttttttttattttttttatcttagccGTCTGGAGCAGCTTTCATCTTATTGCTGTCGTGTTCATCTCAGCGTTCATCATCAACTTGCTTGTTAATAgttaagttccttcggctgctcccttgttttcactcgtggtcgccacagcagatccaaggtagctctgcatgctgatttggcaggagttttacaccaaatgcccatcctgacgcaactccacattacatggagaaaagtgtcaggggtggggtttgaactgagaaccttccacactgaaaccaagcacactaaccatgtTGCTTTAACTTGCTTGTGAATTAAACCCCTAAAATAACCAGCCTTCTTGCCTTGGGGCACCAGTTATTCCAGTTTAACAGCAGAGCACTACAGCAGCAGATGGTGGCAAAGAACAACATCCTTCCTCTACAAGGAGGTGTGAGAGTACAAACAGTTTGTGACCCTCGGCTGCAACTTTGGACTGTGACGAGTGAATATTAACGAGggtggttttaattatttcagCAGCTTCATGACACCAGAAGATGAAGAGTGGTTGTTTCAGTTACAGGTGTTCAGTTTTGTTTCTCACCAGCATTCTGACTGACCCTACAGCGCCCCCTGAGATGGTATTTATCCCCATCTCAGTGGTTTTTACTTGattgatggattgattgattgattgattgattgattaggtcCATACTGCTCACTTGAGGGTTAGATTGCACCAGAACTTGATGAAACTGACAAACAGGATGACGATGGTACAATGTTCAGAAACTGAAGGAGTGCAGCGCCACCTACAGGAGAGCAGCTGCCATCTTGACTGTGTTTTGGTATTGTTCTGCCTGTAATTTTCACTAAGTTTTTATTTGTGTAGATTCACAAGAGTaatgataattttttttaaatcaacaattgctatttttccttttatgtccaGTAATTTCTCCACACCAGTTTGTAtgaccccaccaaaaaaaaaacctctggtgcCGCCACTGAAAATGTACAGACAGAATCCTGAAACCTGGCTGAAGGATCCAACACCCTGTGGGaatgttatttttcctgaacAGTAATTCTGATTATTCCATAAAAGAGTTTTATGTGTGTGATGTTCAGTCAGAACCTGTTTTACCCACTGAGGCTGAAAACCCGGCAGAGtttaatgaggaaaaaaatgctAACAATGAAAGTGGAGATTTTATTCtttactctctcacacacagacacacgtgcacacacactgtTTTATGTCTTGTGagatgttgctgttgttgtttcctTTATTGTGTTTTGCACTCCAGGCCTACCATATTTTTTTCAATATTATAGTTCATTATCGTAATCAATTTTCCAtctaaaaataatttaataaaaaatCACTCATTCTGCAGGCCATAGGTCCAAACCACAGTCTGTGATCTTCAGTTCATATCTTCAATAATTACACTCTCAGCTTCACAACATTTAGCACCATATGGCCACAACATGTCTTCCTAGAACCACCTGGGATTTCGCATACTGAGTTGCTGTGAGTTGCTCATTCTTCTGCAACACCACAAATAACAATTCTGCATTTATTTGTTTGATTTTACAATTCCCAGCTGCTGTGTTTCCATAATGAATCAATTTTGGACAAATAAACATTTCCTGTATTCAGACTCTATTTTGCTTTTAACCATTATAGGCTGAGTGATTTAAGGCCAGTGGGATAAGAGTTGGACCATGTCCCAAGAAAAGAGAAaatctgcttcattcatgtctatTATATGGATGATTTTCATCCTTCTTCTGCATTGTGAGGCCTGTTTGTTCTTCAGGATTAAGACCGAATGTACTGAAGGTCAAATGGCAACACTAGTCAGTTGACTTTGATCTTCTCACGTGGAATTTTCATGTCTTATTTGAGCTTTTGCATTATGTTGCATCAACTTAACTGTCCAAGTTCAAGTTCCCTTTATCATTAGAAAAGGAAATTTTCTATCTTGATCACAGTGTGAATTTAGTTTAACAAAAAATGTCTTTCTGCAATAACTATATAACTGGAGGTACATACGAGTATAAACTCAATTATAACATTCTGTAAAATCAGAACTTTGTTTTAATGTTTCAGTGTGTTGCAACAGCATGAGATAATTTAGAATGATCAGTTTTGCTGATTAAATTTAAGAAAAACTGCAACAATTCagtattcattcactcactgtcaaccgcttactccaaataaaaggtcacagggggttggagcctgtcccagcagtcacaggcatgagtgggtggggttcaccctggacaggacaccagtctgttgcagggtcacatagagacaacacacattcacacctatggacaatttaaagtttccagtccacctaacctgcatgtttttggatgtgggaggaagccggagcacccggaggaaacccacacaaacacggggagaacatgcaaactccacacagaaaggacacaggtgggaaatcAGTTCCACaagccttcttactgtgaggcacagtgctaaccactaatccactgtgctggccCCAATTCAGTAATATATGTTCTAATTTaagtatgtttaaaaaaaaaaaacaaaaaaaaacacgaatTTTCCTCATTTTTTGGTTTTACAAAGGTCTAACCAAATTAATTTACAAATCCCAAAATTAGTTCTTctatccaggcagcacagtgacttagtggttggcactgttgcctcacagcaagaagctcatgggatcgattcccacctgtggtctttctgtgtggagtcgctccctgtgtttgcgtgggtttcctccgggtgctccggcttcctcccacatccaaagacatgcaggttaggtggactgaaactttaaattgtctgtaggtgaccctgcgacagactggtgttctgtccaggtGAGCCCCACCTCATgccttgtgactgctgggatgcACATTTTACAAATCATGCAAAAAATTTGATTCATCATcaagaaactgaaaattaaaaactttcccttttttaaaaacaaaggGCAGCTGGGGTTATTCTGGTATGTAATTTATGGGAGTTGTGCATTTCTAAATTTTATGTTTGTGATccgcctgaattaaagaccataaAGTTTGATCTCTGACTTTGTGCCACATAACTAACAGAACAGTTTTGTCATTTTTAATGATCATCAGCAAACCTGACAATGAACAGAATGTcattattaaaacaaaacaaaaaattgatCTTAATATTTGCAACAAAACTCCTATGAATCTTAACATTCAACACTGGTACATTTAATCAGACAAAAGTCTGTTTATgcgtgtattttttttctttttaatcaatTGTAAAGACccatacagtgtgtgtgtttttgtgtgtgtttatatgtgtgtgtgtgtgtgtgtgtgtgtgtggtgtgtgtggtgtgtgtgtgtgtgtgtggtgtgtgtgtgtgtgtgtgtgtgtgtgtgtgtgttgtgtgtgtgtgtgtgtgatagcaTATGTAGAAAAGAATAAAAGTCAGGGTCTTATCCCAGTTTTACCCTAAAGAGACCAatgatttttgttttgatttggtttTTTGTTACTCTCTTTTTTCCCCTGTAATTTATAATGTTCAGCACttacaaacactgtcatcttcgcTCACGACCTCATTAAAATTtgcagtgattttttttcccccctctttgCATCAATAAACTTGCTGCATGTCACCATTACTCCAATAATCAGCCTTTAGTGACCTAAGTATTGATCTGAAAATACTGAATCAATTCTAGAAATTTTTTTTAACGTTTTAATTACAGTTTAGTAAAGGTGTAATGACCCTTTAGGCAAAGGAATAGTATGATActcagaaaaaaaatagacatgcgtgaaagagaataaaaatgttaATTACATTCATTTAATACATATATAATTTCAGTAATTAAAAATTTATGATACATGAAGATGCATGCAAAAGCGAGTAATTCTTTGGTGGCTTAGTCTGCAAAATGTTAAAAAGTAATGTAAACAATAAAATGTGGCATTGATGCCGTGTTCGGGCCTCCGCAGGCGAGGATTAACGCAGTCtgctgttccaaaaaaaaaaaaaaaaaaaagtgtttgtgtgtaGTTTTAtacgaaataaaaaaataaataatccagAATCATCTTATAATTATAGCTGTATGTAAAAGTGCGAGTAAACCTGGGAAAATGTAATTTTCTGTGGCACTGAAATCacattggaggaaaaaaaaaacaacataaacgaATATCTACATCATGATCCGAATTTTTTTAAGTGCCACACTTattgaaatgattaaaattttcaaaTTGTACATGATTTTGTTGTAGCTCCGCTTAAAGCCAACTGGCTGCAaacgtgtgtgtgttgtgtgtttcatACTGGTATTTAATTTAGATAATAAACgcatttattttaaaactaaatatatatttttaatttcctTGAACCGAATTTTTAAAGGGGGGAAATGCgacatttctttatttttcccaGGGTTGCCCAGTCTTTTGCTTGCAGCTGTGTGATATGTAACTACTCCTCCTACTTGCAGACTTCCTGATCAGTAAGGCCGCGGCCTGACAAACACCTTAAACTGCGTCACACGTGGCATCAAGCCGCCAAAAAGTGTCTATTGTGGGAGGTGGATCGGCTAAATCCATCATACGTCCGCGTCGTACACGCTGAAGTACTTGCTGGCGTTGGAGAAGCAGAGGTAAGGCGCGGTGCTTCCTGGGTAAACGACGGGCAGAGGCATGGGCAGCAGGCATCGCCCCAGCAGGTTGTTCTCTTTGTACAGGGCCGGAAGTTGGCCCACCACCACGGCTTTCCCGGCTTCGGGGAACTCTGTAACGGGTCCGTCCATTTCGGTGGAGATCTGCCGTTTCAATTTATTCCTGCGGTTCTGAAACCAGATTTTGACCTGAGTCTCGGTCAGCTGCAGGGAGCTGGCCAGGCACGCGCGCTCTGCGCTGCTCAGGTAGCGCTTCATGTCGAAGGTAGACTCCAGCTGGAAGATCTGTCTCTTGGAGAAAATCGTGCGCGTTTTCTTTTTGGtaatcactttgtttttcttggaGGGGCTGCTGCTCCCTTTGTGCGTGGCcacgcgcgtcgcggtggtggaGCTGCTGTCGTCGCAGCTGCTGTCCCCGCTCTCGAAGCGCACCTCCGTCGCCTTCGTCGGGTCTCCGGCGGATTCAGATCCGCTGCAGTCGGTGATCAAGTCTGCGGGCACAATTCGGTCATGATTAACCACACGATGTGTTTACGTGTGAGCTGCGAGCTGCCCCAAAACTGTCACCTCCTCACGTCACCACTGTGCGTAACGGCGCATGAGGGGCAGCTACCAATCACCACAACTCTTACCGGTTTCATGAAGCCTGCTGTCCGACTCCGGGTCCCGTCCCTTCTGGGCCGCGTGCTGACTCTGGATGGCGTCTTTACGCACGGCTTGCGGCAGCGTCACCGTGCGCTCCCCGCGTGGTGACAGCTTGTCACAGCGCCGCCCGCTCGTCTTCAGGTTGAGGATGCTGTCAATGGTGAACGTCAGAGAGGCGGCGGGTCGACATGGTCCGTCCGCTTTGTTCATATTCTCCGAGTGGTCCTCCGCTGCCGGCACGCGTCGTTAAATCCGAACCGTAATCTCTAACGCGCTGATGCTTCGCGCACCATAGTAGCAGCCACTGAGTGGAGTTCGTCTGCGCACTCCGGATGGAGCGCGTTTTCTCGTCACTGATTGGTTAAAAGGAGCGTGGGATTGCAGCCATGACGGCGCAGGGTATGGGAGGAGACGGCTCCTCCATTCACCCCCACTCTCTCCTCATCCTCGAGGGCCGCAGCGCTTTGAGGGTTCCTGAAAACCGGGATGATCTTTGAATAGTcctgttttctttaaaaaaaaaaaaaaaatcacccaggCCACCTGTGACGTCACATCTGAAACTccaactccatccatccatccatccattttcttccactttatccggagtcgggtcgcggacctcccgatccacacacacctccttcaGCTCCTccagggaaccccaaggcgttcccaagcccaaccgagagatgtagtccctccagcgtgtcctgggtcttccccgg from Thalassophryne amazonica chromosome 15, fThaAma1.1, whole genome shotgun sequence harbors:
- the LOC117526675 gene encoding homeobox protein HMX2-like, which codes for MNKADGPCRPAASLTFTIDSILNLKTSGRRCDKLSPRGERTVTLPQAVRKDAIQSQHAAQKGRDPESDSRLHETDLITDCSGSESAGDPTKATEVRFESGDSSCDDSSSTTATRVATHKGSSSPSKKNKVITKKKTRTIFSKRQIFQLESTFDMKRYLSSAERACLASSLQLTETQVKIWFQNRRNKLKRQISTEMDGPVTEFPEAGKAVVVGQLPALYKENNLLGRCLLPMPLPVVYPGSTAPYLCFSNASKYFSVYDADV